Proteins encoded in a region of the Myxococcus guangdongensis genome:
- a CDS encoding prenyltransferase/squalene oxidase repeat-containing protein has protein sequence MRAGSHPGSAGDSSPRHALPDRSDLEAGRAQGGRFLLLHFQSQGEGRFIGRARGRVLETALTLHALKLADLDPAWQQRLRDHLLRHEATTDEFSRLLALAALGRTQTDDTLQPLQRLLGTLEYAKRRKKALLLMLMVELGLSSLEHSGVTPEDFGDQAVHRFSESYGAALRRIHARHSGGTSTREEGDLALLESRQATNGSWEQQSLITLVAMMALGPTHPAFPRGLRFLRQLEQEDGGIPFLHDVDVWLNAILGLSLQAGGLLPEVRQEVSRFLVGRQHPNGGWAFAEGVRQTDTDSTANCAQVLHQEDAVRFAPVLQRALDYFQPLQREDGGYPTYEREAESEPTMTANILLVQSLMLHRRPDLRPAMHRARQFLRERQRSDGRFETSWSQCETYSIFRVLWALECHEKAEPDLAPDPVRERALRHLLESQGEDGGWRQRQTAPIPDGLSTAYALAALCLPRCADRIPPSCLRRASAYLLRQQDAGTGEFVSIPDQMGPRPISFDVPLLSTAMAVLALSLALRLPPSHLGVEPSHVA, from the coding sequence ATGAGAGCAGGCTCTCATCCGGGCAGCGCGGGTGATTCCTCCCCACGGCACGCGCTTCCCGACAGAAGCGACCTCGAGGCGGGCCGGGCCCAGGGGGGCCGCTTCCTGCTCCTGCACTTCCAATCCCAAGGGGAAGGCCGTTTCATCGGTCGGGCCCGAGGCCGCGTCCTGGAGACAGCGCTCACCCTGCATGCGCTGAAGCTCGCGGACCTCGACCCGGCGTGGCAGCAGCGCCTGCGCGACCATCTGCTCCGACACGAAGCCACCACGGATGAGTTCAGCAGGCTCCTCGCCCTGGCGGCCCTGGGGCGCACACAGACTGACGACACCCTTCAGCCCCTTCAGCGCCTGTTGGGCACGCTGGAGTACGCAAAGCGTCGCAAGAAGGCCTTGCTGCTCATGCTGATGGTGGAGCTGGGGCTCTCGAGCCTCGAGCACTCCGGGGTGACTCCGGAGGATTTCGGGGACCAGGCGGTCCATCGGTTCAGCGAGTCCTATGGTGCCGCCCTACGACGCATCCATGCCCGCCACTCGGGCGGCACGTCCACACGTGAGGAGGGCGACCTGGCCCTCCTCGAGTCGCGGCAAGCCACCAACGGGAGCTGGGAGCAGCAGTCGCTCATCACCCTGGTGGCCATGATGGCCCTGGGCCCCACCCACCCCGCCTTCCCTCGCGGCCTGCGCTTCCTCCGGCAGTTGGAGCAGGAGGACGGCGGCATCCCGTTCCTCCACGATGTCGACGTGTGGCTCAACGCCATCCTCGGACTCAGCCTCCAGGCGGGAGGCTTGCTCCCCGAGGTGCGGCAGGAGGTGTCACGGTTCCTCGTCGGGCGGCAGCACCCCAACGGAGGATGGGCCTTCGCGGAGGGCGTCCGGCAGACGGACACGGACAGCACCGCCAACTGCGCCCAGGTCCTGCACCAGGAGGATGCGGTCCGCTTCGCGCCCGTCCTCCAGCGCGCGCTCGACTACTTCCAGCCCTTGCAGCGGGAGGATGGTGGTTATCCCACCTACGAGCGCGAGGCGGAGTCCGAACCCACGATGACCGCCAACATCCTCCTGGTGCAGAGCCTGATGCTCCACCGCCGCCCCGACCTTCGCCCGGCGATGCATCGGGCCCGACAGTTCCTTCGCGAGCGACAACGGAGCGATGGCCGCTTCGAGACGAGCTGGAGCCAATGCGAGACGTACAGCATCTTCCGCGTGCTGTGGGCGCTGGAGTGCCACGAGAAGGCGGAGCCCGACCTCGCCCCCGACCCGGTGCGCGAGCGGGCCCTGCGCCACCTGCTGGAGAGCCAGGGGGAGGACGGCGGGTGGAGACAAAGGCAGACCGCCCCCATCCCGGATGGCCTGAGCACCGCCTACGCGCTGGCGGCCCTGTGCCTTCCTCGGTGCGCGGACCGGATTCCCCCCTCGTGCTTGCGACGAGCGAGCGCGTACCTCCTGCGCCAACAAGACGCGGGGACGGGGGAGTTCGTCTCCATCCCTGACCAGATGGGCCCTCGCCCCATCTCCTTCGACGTGCCGCTGCTGAGCACGGCGATGGCCGTGCTGGCCCTCTCGCTCGCGCTGCGGCTGCCCCCGTCCCACCTCGGAGTGGAGCCCTCCCATGTCGCCTGA
- a CDS encoding TIGR02996 domain-containing protein — protein MNEADGESRSASIREQWLPRVYANPEDDGVRLVMADQLLETGDPLGEFIVLQCAAAPDPARIDALLARHGRRWELPLGDLIERGATRFERGLPVAVRMSRDAARLIPAEPGPAWCTVRELDWAVVPWSVVHGQWLAHPHLRGVTRMRGVEPFWARLMGQPPSVHRLELCGPIGPQTRGRTAPADVFDILALLPNLSWLELRDADADDVRLCASSKLATKPVRFDAILRGHWALTVNPGGQVPMEATLVSERAVGTFERVLRAAEGFGPRGLRVRCEPKLDATRLQRLRRAASGFSRVEWV, from the coding sequence GTGAACGAGGCCGATGGAGAGTCCCGAAGCGCCAGCATCCGGGAGCAGTGGCTGCCACGCGTCTATGCCAACCCCGAGGACGACGGCGTGCGGCTGGTGATGGCGGACCAGCTTCTGGAGACGGGCGACCCCCTGGGCGAGTTCATCGTGCTCCAGTGCGCTGCCGCCCCGGACCCGGCGCGCATCGACGCGCTGCTCGCGCGGCATGGACGGCGCTGGGAGCTGCCGCTGGGGGACCTCATCGAGCGTGGGGCGACTCGCTTCGAGCGGGGCTTGCCCGTGGCGGTGCGGATGTCGAGGGATGCGGCGCGTCTGATTCCCGCCGAGCCGGGACCGGCCTGGTGCACGGTGCGGGAGCTGGACTGGGCGGTGGTGCCCTGGTCGGTGGTCCATGGACAATGGCTCGCGCATCCGCATCTTCGAGGTGTGACGCGGATGCGAGGGGTGGAGCCATTCTGGGCCCGGTTGATGGGGCAGCCGCCCTCCGTCCATCGGCTGGAGCTGTGTGGGCCCATCGGGCCTCAGACGCGCGGCAGGACCGCGCCGGCGGATGTGTTCGACATCTTGGCCCTCCTGCCGAACCTGTCGTGGCTGGAGTTGCGCGACGCGGACGCGGACGACGTGCGCCTGTGCGCGAGCTCCAAGCTGGCGACGAAGCCGGTGCGCTTCGATGCCATCCTTCGGGGGCACTGGGCGCTCACGGTGAACCCGGGCGGGCAGGTGCCCATGGAGGCGACGCTGGTGAGCGAGCGGGCTGTCGGGACGTTCGAGCGGGTCCTTCGTGCGGCGGAGGGATTCGGGCCACGGGGCCTGCGGGTGCGCTGTGAGCCCAAGCTCGATGCCACGCGTCTCCAGCGCCTCCGCCGGGCCGCGTCTGGGTTCTCCCGCGTCGAATGGGTGTGA
- a CDS encoding DUF1801 domain-containing protein produces the protein MAAKRAAKSTQDGTQEVTALLEERAHPLHKDIDQVRKIILGVDPSIREAVKWNTASFLTTEFFAAVHLRSEDRVQLVFHTGAKVKPSAKHGVELDDPEGLCRWLAKDRCLVTLESVKGQRKALEALVRQWIRQLA, from the coding sequence ATGGCCGCGAAGCGCGCAGCGAAGTCCACACAAGACGGCACCCAGGAGGTCACCGCGCTGCTCGAGGAGCGAGCGCATCCTCTGCACAAGGACATCGACCAGGTCCGGAAGATCATCCTCGGTGTCGACCCCTCCATCCGCGAGGCGGTGAAGTGGAACACCGCGAGCTTCCTCACCACCGAGTTCTTCGCGGCGGTGCACCTGCGCTCCGAGGACCGCGTGCAGCTCGTCTTCCACACCGGCGCGAAGGTGAAGCCAAGCGCGAAACATGGCGTCGAGCTCGACGACCCCGAAGGGCTCTGCCGATGGCTCGCGAAGGACCGCTGCCTCGTCACGCTCGAGTCCGTGAAGGGCCAGCGCAAGGCGCTCGAAGCGCTCGTGCGTCAGTGGATTCGACAACTGGCGTGA